Proteins encoded by one window of Nocardia goodfellowii:
- a CDS encoding LGFP repeat-containing protein: protein MSDFTQFAPATMVLGARKDWRARGFALGSMVLLSSGAMLGAAPFAHAQVSEEINQQIDARYSDFGGAGSFCGQPTGAASEVAGGAMRAYQGCNIYYSADTGAKVMYGDILAKYQAMGGPEGSLGFPTNDESGTGDSVGRFNNFAKEGGAAIYWSPQNGSHVVEGRVLDAWRASGGVAGPFGYPTADMTDVNGVMTGMFAGPAGTEIQWSEANGTTTVPADLAATLPGFKAEAPNMQAPAVPPAPPAPNMPNPAPDVAAPTVDTDTSSSSGINRWWGVPIGLAITAVVGALLGLMGRRPATNTRVDHPVATRPVAPRTTTTTRAPEPPRYTAPRTEFKGPNAPNVPRTQPWTTTRPAYEAPKPPTPPRMVEREQDAPMTTGRHGFVDDKAADVGMSVTYENNAVGANQRSREDKSDSDPKH from the coding sequence ATGTCAGATTTCACTCAGTTCGCCCCCGCGACAATGGTTCTCGGTGCTCGGAAGGATTGGCGTGCCCGCGGGTTCGCGCTCGGCAGCATGGTGCTGCTCAGTTCGGGCGCGATGCTCGGTGCGGCGCCGTTCGCCCACGCCCAGGTGTCGGAGGAGATCAACCAGCAGATCGACGCCCGCTACTCCGATTTCGGCGGCGCCGGGTCCTTCTGTGGCCAGCCCACCGGCGCGGCCAGCGAGGTAGCCGGTGGCGCCATGCGGGCCTACCAGGGCTGCAACATCTACTACTCGGCCGACACCGGCGCGAAGGTGATGTACGGCGACATCCTGGCGAAGTATCAGGCGATGGGCGGTCCGGAGGGTTCGCTGGGCTTCCCGACCAATGACGAGAGCGGCACCGGCGACAGTGTCGGCCGGTTCAACAACTTCGCCAAAGAAGGCGGCGCGGCGATCTATTGGAGCCCGCAGAACGGTTCGCACGTAGTGGAGGGCAGGGTCCTCGATGCCTGGCGTGCGAGCGGTGGGGTGGCGGGCCCGTTCGGTTATCCGACCGCGGACATGACCGATGTCAACGGCGTGATGACCGGCATGTTCGCCGGTCCCGCTGGTACCGAGATCCAGTGGTCCGAGGCGAACGGCACCACCACCGTGCCGGCCGATCTGGCCGCGACCCTGCCCGGGTTCAAGGCCGAGGCGCCGAATATGCAGGCCCCGGCCGTGCCGCCGGCTCCGCCCGCACCCAACATGCCCAACCCGGCGCCCGACGTGGCCGCTCCGACCGTCGACACGGACACGTCGTCGTCTTCGGGCATCAACCGGTGGTGGGGTGTCCCGATCGGTCTGGCCATCACCGCGGTCGTCGGTGCGCTGCTCGGTCTGATGGGTCGCCGTCCGGCGACCAACACCCGGGTGGATCACCCGGTGGCGACGCGGCCGGTGGCTCCCCGGACCACCACCACGACGCGGGCGCCGGAGCCGCCCCGGTACACCGCCCCGAGGACGGAGTTCAAGGGCCCGAACGCGCCCAATGTGCCCAGGACCCAGCCGTGGACCACGACGCGTCCGGCCTACGAAGCGCCCAAGCCGCCGACTCCGCCGCGCATGGTGGAACGCGAGCAGGACGCGCCGATGACCACCGGACGGCACGGGTTCGTCGACGACAAGGCCGCCGATGTCGGGATGTCCGTCACCTACGAGAACAACGCCGTCGGCGCGAATCAGCGCAGCCGGGAAGACAAGAGCGACTCCGATCCGAAGCACTAG
- a CDS encoding nitroreductase: MTGHDQPATPSDYTALARILDNRWTCRQFRPDPVPRATIEQLLRLAQRSPSWCNTQPWQVVVTEGESTDRFRKELLEHIRTAGAEPDFEFPAQYTGVYRDRRKACGLQLYESVGVVKGDQAGTMRQMVRNFELFDAPHVAIITTADDLGVYGAVDCGLYLGNFLLAAQALGLGAAPQAALATYAPFLRDHFDLPAGRKVVAGISFGYPDPEHPVNGFRTARAELAEVVTWR; this comes from the coding sequence ATGACCGGCCACGACCAGCCCGCGACGCCGAGCGACTACACCGCGCTGGCCCGGATTCTCGACAATCGCTGGACCTGCCGGCAGTTCCGGCCCGACCCGGTGCCGCGCGCCACGATCGAACAACTGCTGCGCCTGGCCCAGCGCTCCCCGTCCTGGTGCAATACCCAGCCCTGGCAGGTGGTGGTGACCGAGGGCGAAAGCACCGACCGATTCCGCAAGGAACTGCTCGAGCACATCCGGACCGCCGGTGCCGAACCGGACTTCGAGTTCCCCGCGCAGTACACCGGCGTGTACCGGGACCGCCGGAAAGCCTGCGGGCTACAGCTGTACGAGAGCGTCGGTGTGGTCAAGGGCGACCAAGCGGGGACGATGCGACAGATGGTGCGCAACTTCGAACTCTTCGACGCACCGCACGTCGCGATCATCACCACCGCCGACGACCTCGGCGTCTACGGCGCGGTCGACTGCGGGCTCTACCTCGGCAACTTCCTGCTCGCCGCGCAGGCGCTGGGGCTCGGGGCCGCCCCGCAAGCCGCCCTCGCGACCTACGCACCGTTCCTGCGCGACCACTTCGACCTTCCGGCGGGGCGCAAAGTGGTCGCGGGCATCTCCTTCGGCTATCCCGACCCCGAGCATCCGGTCAACGGATTCCGCACTGCCCGTGCCGAACTGGCGGAAGTCGTCACCTGGCGATGA
- a CDS encoding winged helix-turn-helix transcriptional regulator, protein MRYEELADEPCSITRPLVILGDRWTLLILKYAFAGVRRFNAFHSALGISRGRLQDRLDRLLEHGILVKQKAAVGAYEEYRLTPKGHDIYPILMAIRDWGDTYLAPEGPPVRYRHRDCTGEARTRLECDCCGDELAARDVSPEPGPGLIAR, encoded by the coding sequence GTGCGCTACGAAGAACTTGCCGACGAGCCGTGCTCGATCACACGGCCGCTGGTGATCTTGGGCGACCGTTGGACGTTGCTGATCCTGAAGTACGCCTTCGCCGGTGTCCGGCGCTTCAACGCTTTTCACAGCGCGCTCGGCATTTCCCGGGGCCGGCTGCAGGATCGGCTGGATCGGCTGCTCGAGCACGGCATCCTGGTGAAGCAGAAGGCGGCCGTCGGCGCCTACGAGGAGTACCGGCTGACGCCGAAGGGCCACGACATCTACCCGATCCTGATGGCCATCCGGGATTGGGGCGACACCTACCTGGCGCCCGAGGGGCCGCCGGTGCGCTACCGGCATCGCGACTGCACTGGCGAAGCGCGGACTCGTCTCGAATGTGATTGTTGCGGAGACGAACTCGCCGCACGCGATGTCAGCCCCGAGCCGGGCCCGGGTCTCATCGCCAGGTGA
- a CDS encoding acyl-CoA carboxylase subunit beta, protein MTIMAPALQPDTAADPRDPLGRLQRFFDPGTVLPLHPRDKSGVLAAIGEVDGVRTVAYCSDATVMGGAMGVEGCKHIVDAIDTAIDSGVPVVGIWHSGGARLAEGVEALHAVGLVFEAMVRASGLVPQISVVVGFAAGGAAYGPALTDIVIMAPEGRIFVTGPDVVRSVTGENVDMVTLGGPETHGKKSGVTHIVADDESDAMHRARRLVSMFAEQGEFDLTAAAHGDIDLKAMMPESAKRAYDVKPIIHELLDNVDGESSFEELQGGYARSMVTGLGRLGGRTVGVLANNPIRLGGCLNSESAEKAARFVRLCDAFGIPLVVVTDVPGYLPGVGQEWEGVVRRGAKLLHAFAEARVPRVTLVTRKIYGGAYIAMNARSLGATAVYAWPGSEVAVMGAKAAVGILHKKALAAAPEDEREALHERLTAEHEQIAGGVDRAIAIGVVDEVIDPARTRSVIAAALAAAPARKSHHKNIPL, encoded by the coding sequence ATGACGATCATGGCGCCCGCGTTGCAACCGGACACCGCCGCCGACCCGCGCGATCCGCTGGGCCGGCTGCAGCGGTTCTTCGATCCTGGCACGGTCCTTCCGCTCCATCCGCGCGACAAGTCCGGCGTGCTCGCGGCGATCGGTGAGGTCGACGGTGTCCGCACCGTGGCCTACTGCTCGGACGCGACCGTGATGGGTGGCGCGATGGGTGTGGAGGGCTGCAAGCACATCGTCGACGCGATCGACACCGCCATCGATTCCGGCGTTCCCGTGGTCGGCATCTGGCATTCCGGCGGGGCTCGCCTGGCCGAGGGCGTCGAGGCCCTGCACGCGGTCGGCCTGGTCTTCGAGGCCATGGTTCGCGCGTCCGGCCTGGTACCGCAGATTTCCGTCGTGGTCGGCTTCGCCGCCGGCGGCGCCGCCTACGGCCCCGCGCTGACCGACATCGTGATCATGGCGCCCGAGGGCCGGATCTTCGTCACCGGGCCCGACGTGGTGCGTTCGGTGACCGGCGAGAACGTCGACATGGTCACCCTCGGTGGTCCGGAGACGCACGGCAAGAAGTCCGGCGTCACCCACATCGTGGCCGACGACGAGTCCGATGCCATGCATCGCGCCCGCCGCCTGGTGTCGATGTTCGCCGAGCAGGGCGAATTCGACCTGACCGCGGCCGCGCACGGCGACATCGACCTCAAGGCGATGATGCCGGAGTCGGCCAAGCGCGCCTACGACGTGAAGCCGATCATTCACGAACTGCTCGACAACGTCGATGGTGAGAGCTCCTTCGAGGAACTGCAGGGCGGTTACGCGCGCAGCATGGTCACCGGTCTCGGTCGCCTCGGTGGCCGCACCGTCGGTGTCCTGGCCAACAATCCGATCCGGCTCGGCGGCTGCCTGAATTCCGAAAGTGCCGAGAAGGCAGCGCGTTTCGTGCGTCTGTGCGATGCCTTCGGTATTCCGCTGGTCGTCGTCACCGACGTTCCGGGTTACCTGCCCGGTGTCGGCCAGGAATGGGAGGGCGTGGTGCGCCGCGGCGCGAAGCTGCTGCACGCTTTCGCCGAAGCCCGGGTCCCGCGCGTCACCTTGGTGACCCGCAAGATCTACGGCGGCGCCTACATCGCGATGAACGCCCGTTCGCTGGGCGCGACCGCGGTGTATGCCTGGCCCGGATCCGAGGTCGCCGTCATGGGCGCCAAGGCCGCGGTCGGCATCCTGCACAAGAAGGCGCTGGCCGCCGCGCCGGAGGACGAGCGCGAGGCACTGCACGAGCGCCTGACCGCCGAGCACGAACAGATCGCCGGCGGCGTCGACCGCGCCATCGCGATCGGGGTGGTGGACGAGGTCATCGACCCGGCCCGGACCCGCAGTGTCATCGCCGCCGCGCTGGCCGCCGCGCCCGCGCGCAAGAGCCACCACAAGAACATCCCGCTGTAG
- a CDS encoding KasA/KasB family beta-ketoacyl-ACP synthase — protein sequence MTTPSTLNGNFPNVVVTSLAATTSIAGDVDATWKGLLNGESGIDVLEDSFVEEYGLPVRIGGHLKVNPDTLLERVEIRRMAYVERLALVLGREVWRNAGSPEVDPERLGVAIGTGLGGGDALIDSVDKLKTGGYRKISPLAVQMVMPNGPSAVVGLELKARAGVVTPVSACSSGSEAIANAWRMIVMGDADMVVTGGVEGYIDSIPIAAFSMMRAMSTRNDDPKGASRPFDRDRDGFVFGEAGALMVVETEESAKARGATIHARLLGAGITSDGFHLVAPDPSGDGAARAMTRAMQTAGLTKKDITHVNAHATATPIGDTAEANAINKAVGNHASVYAPKSALGHSIGAVGALESVLTVLAIRDGIVPPTLNLENQDPEIDLDVVHGEARRQEIEYAINNSFGFGGHNVALAFGRA from the coding sequence GTGACCACTCCTTCCACCTTGAACGGGAATTTCCCCAACGTCGTCGTCACCAGCCTGGCGGCGACCACGTCGATCGCGGGTGACGTCGATGCGACGTGGAAGGGACTCCTCAACGGCGAGAGCGGCATCGACGTTCTCGAGGATTCCTTCGTCGAGGAATACGGCCTTCCGGTCCGCATCGGCGGACACCTGAAGGTCAACCCGGACACCCTGCTCGAACGAGTCGAGATCCGTCGCATGGCGTATGTCGAGCGGCTCGCGCTGGTGCTCGGCCGTGAGGTCTGGCGCAACGCGGGCTCCCCGGAGGTCGATCCGGAGCGGCTGGGTGTGGCTATCGGTACCGGACTCGGTGGCGGCGATGCCCTCATCGATTCGGTCGACAAGCTGAAAACCGGTGGCTACCGCAAGATTTCGCCGCTGGCTGTTCAGATGGTCATGCCGAACGGCCCGTCGGCCGTGGTCGGTCTCGAACTGAAGGCCCGGGCAGGAGTGGTCACTCCGGTCTCGGCATGCTCGTCCGGCTCCGAGGCCATCGCCAACGCATGGCGCATGATCGTCATGGGTGACGCGGACATGGTTGTCACCGGCGGCGTCGAGGGTTACATCGACTCGATTCCGATCGCGGCGTTCAGCATGATGCGCGCGATGAGCACCCGCAACGACGACCCGAAGGGCGCCTCGCGTCCGTTCGACCGGGATCGCGACGGGTTCGTGTTCGGTGAGGCCGGTGCGCTCATGGTCGTCGAGACCGAGGAAAGCGCCAAGGCCCGTGGAGCCACCATCCACGCGCGCTTGCTCGGTGCGGGTATCACTTCCGATGGTTTCCATCTCGTCGCTCCCGATCCGTCGGGCGACGGAGCAGCGCGCGCGATGACCCGGGCGATGCAGACCGCTGGTCTGACCAAGAAGGACATCACCCACGTCAACGCGCACGCGACCGCGACGCCGATCGGCGATACCGCCGAGGCGAACGCGATCAACAAGGCCGTGGGCAACCACGCGTCGGTTTACGCGCCGAAGTCGGCACTGGGCCACTCGATCGGCGCCGTCGGCGCACTCGAGTCCGTGCTCACCGTGCTCGCGATCCGGGACGGCATCGTTCCGCCGACCCTGAACCTGGAGAACCAGGATCCGGAGATCGATCTCGATGTGGTGCACGGGGAAGCCCGGCGCCAGGAAATCGAATACGCGATCAACAACTCCTTCGGTTTCGGTGGGCACAATGTCGCGCTCGCCTTCGGTCGCGCCTAG
- the acpM gene encoding meromycolate extension acyl carrier protein AcpM: protein MAALTQEQIVEELGKIIEEVTGIEPSEVTIEKSFVDDLDIDSLSMVEIAVQTEDKYGVKIPDEDLASLKTVGDAVNYIQKLEAENSEAAAELKAKFDAE from the coding sequence GTGGCCGCTCTGACCCAGGAACAAATCGTCGAGGAACTCGGCAAGATCATCGAAGAGGTTACGGGTATCGAACCCTCCGAGGTGACCATCGAGAAGTCCTTCGTCGATGACCTGGACATCGATTCGCTGTCCATGGTGGAGATCGCCGTGCAGACCGAGGACAAGTACGGCGTCAAGATCCCGGACGAGGATCTGGCCAGCCTGAAGACCGTCGGCGACGCCGTCAACTACATCCAGAAGCTCGAGGCGGAGAACAGCGAAGCCGCCGCGGAGCTCAAGGCCAAGTTCGACGCCGAGTAG
- a CDS encoding ACP S-malonyltransferase, giving the protein MIALFAPGQGSQTPGMLAPWLDLPGANDRLALWSMASGLDLVRLGTTATAEEITDTAVTQPLVVAAALLAFSRIEPDVIPADSIIAGHSVGELAAAAVAGVISADEAVTLAAIRGAAMAKACALEPTGMSAVLGGDEATVLQRLAELDLIPANRNAAGQIVAAGKLEALAELAANPPEKARVRALPVAGAFHTEFMAPAQDAVAEAIAKIVPNEPVRVLLSNFDGKPVASGRDAVDKLAAQVTRPVRWDLCTQTVRAAGVSAVWELPPAGTLVGIAKRELKGTPTLALKTPEDLPALAGFTTSG; this is encoded by the coding sequence GTGATCGCTTTGTTCGCCCCTGGACAGGGGTCCCAGACACCCGGCATGCTCGCGCCTTGGCTCGACCTTCCTGGCGCGAACGACCGTCTCGCGCTCTGGTCCATGGCCTCCGGCCTGGATCTGGTCCGTCTCGGCACTACCGCGACGGCCGAGGAGATCACCGACACCGCCGTCACCCAGCCGCTGGTGGTCGCCGCCGCGCTGCTGGCGTTCTCCCGAATCGAGCCGGACGTGATTCCGGCCGACAGCATCATCGCCGGACATTCGGTCGGCGAGCTCGCCGCCGCCGCGGTCGCCGGAGTCATCTCCGCCGACGAAGCGGTGACCTTGGCCGCCATCCGTGGTGCGGCGATGGCCAAGGCGTGCGCGCTCGAACCGACCGGCATGTCGGCGGTGCTCGGTGGCGACGAGGCCACCGTGCTCCAGCGGCTCGCCGAACTCGACCTGATCCCGGCCAACCGCAACGCGGCCGGCCAGATCGTGGCGGCGGGCAAGCTCGAGGCCCTGGCCGAACTGGCCGCCAACCCGCCGGAGAAGGCGCGCGTGCGCGCCCTGCCCGTCGCGGGGGCTTTCCACACCGAGTTCATGGCTCCGGCCCAGGACGCGGTGGCCGAGGCGATCGCCAAGATCGTGCCCAACGAGCCGGTCCGGGTGCTGCTGTCGAACTTCGACGGCAAGCCGGTCGCGTCCGGCCGCGATGCGGTCGATAAGCTCGCGGCGCAGGTCACCCGGCCCGTCCGGTGGGATCTGTGCACTCAAACCGTCCGCGCCGCAGGAGTATCCGCGGTGTGGGAATTGCCGCCGGCGGGCACGCTGGTCGGCATCGCGAAGCGGGAACTGAAGGGCACGCCCACGCTGGCCCTGAAAACCCCCGAAGACCTCCCCGCGTTGGCCGGGTTCACCACTTCCGGTTAG
- a CDS encoding PucR family transcriptional regulator, producing the protein MSEGSSEHEVYLPTGALSPNRQNRDPLPDTLLKRVKQFSGRLSTEAVGSMQDRLPFFADLDAAQRAGVQMLVQTAVVNFLEWLQDPESDIRFSLDAFQVIPQDLARRLTLRQTVDMVRVAMEFFEQWLPALARNDRQLVALTEAVLRYGRELGFAAASVYASAAESRGAWDTRLEALVVDAVVRGDTGPDMLSRAATLNWDATAFATVLVGTPPGDQGVGMVGSVHTIAARHGRSALAVVQGARLVMVVSGHLGENGYASPFLADLLAEVFSDGPVVIGPTMRTLGAAHASAVEALAGMEAVVGWRGAPRPVYATELLPERALLGDRAAIDALNEYLVLPLAAAGSSLADTLDAYLDCGGAVETCARQLYVHPNTVRYRLKRIAEITGRDPMNPRDAYVLRIAATVGRLTRTRNEPSTSAPEAPHLPVGPDGL; encoded by the coding sequence ATCTCCGAAGGCTCTTCCGAGCACGAGGTGTATCTGCCCACGGGCGCGCTCTCCCCGAACCGGCAAAACCGCGACCCGCTCCCGGACACGCTGCTCAAACGCGTGAAGCAGTTCTCCGGGCGCCTCTCCACCGAGGCGGTCGGGTCGATGCAGGATCGGTTGCCGTTCTTCGCCGATCTGGACGCCGCCCAGCGGGCCGGCGTCCAGATGCTGGTGCAGACCGCGGTGGTGAACTTCCTGGAGTGGTTGCAGGATCCGGAGAGCGATATCCGCTTCAGTCTGGATGCGTTCCAGGTGATTCCGCAGGATCTGGCGCGGCGGCTGACGCTGCGCCAGACCGTGGACATGGTCCGGGTGGCCATGGAGTTCTTCGAGCAGTGGCTGCCCGCGCTGGCGCGTAACGACCGCCAGCTGGTGGCGTTGACCGAGGCGGTGTTGCGATACGGGCGTGAGCTCGGTTTCGCGGCCGCCTCGGTGTATGCCAGCGCCGCGGAATCGCGCGGCGCGTGGGATACCCGTCTGGAAGCGCTCGTCGTCGACGCGGTGGTGCGCGGCGACACGGGCCCCGACATGCTGTCGCGGGCCGCCACGTTGAACTGGGACGCCACCGCGTTCGCCACGGTGCTGGTCGGCACTCCGCCCGGGGATCAGGGCGTCGGCATGGTCGGTTCGGTGCACACCATCGCCGCCCGGCACGGCCGCTCGGCGCTGGCCGTGGTGCAGGGCGCGCGCCTGGTGATGGTGGTGAGCGGCCATCTCGGCGAGAACGGTTACGCCTCGCCCTTCCTCGCCGATCTACTGGCCGAGGTGTTCTCCGATGGGCCGGTCGTGATCGGCCCGACGATGCGCACGCTCGGCGCCGCGCATGCCTCGGCGGTCGAGGCGCTGGCCGGAATGGAAGCTGTTGTCGGCTGGCGCGGCGCTCCTCGTCCGGTGTACGCGACGGAATTGTTGCCCGAACGCGCCTTGTTGGGCGATCGAGCTGCGATCGACGCGTTGAACGAGTATCTTGTGCTCCCGTTGGCCGCAGCAGGATCGTCGCTCGCGGACACCCTCGATGCCTATCTGGATTGTGGTGGCGCGGTCGAGACGTGTGCCCGTCAGCTGTACGTCCATCCAAATACGGTTCGCTACCGACTCAAACGGATCGCTGAGATCACGGGTCGCGATCCGATGAATCCCCGTGATGCCTACGTGCTCCGGATCGCGGCAACAGTGGGTCGATTGACACGAACTCGTAACGAACCGTCAACTTCCGCACCGGAAGCCCCACATCTACCAGTGGGTCCAGACGGCCTGTAA
- the aceE gene encoding pyruvate dehydrogenase (acetyl-transferring), homodimeric type produces MTDLIHSSAAAKSAAPNADPAADRDAKPSHAAAARVRVIREGVASYLPDIDPEETSEWLESFDEMLDREGPGRARYLMLRMLERAGERRVAIPSLTSTDYVNTIPTENEPWFPGDEEVERRFRAWIRWNAAIMVHRAQRPGIGVGGHISTYASSAALYEVGFNHFFRGKDHSGGGDSIFIQGHASPGIYARAFLEGRLSTDQMDGFRQEYSHGGPGRGLPSYPHPRLLNNFWEFPTVSMGLGPMNAIYQARFNHYLNDRGIKDTTDQHVWAFLGDGEMDEPESRGLIQVAANEGLDNLTFVINCNLQRLDGPVRGNGKIIQELESFFRGAGWNVIKVIWGREWDALLGADRDGALVNLMNTTPDGDFQTYKANDGAYVRDHFFGRDPRTKALVQDLSDEGIWNLKRGGHDYRKVYAAYAAAMAHKGQPTVILAKTIKGYTLGKHFEGRNATHQMKKLTLQDLKDFRDLQRIPISDAELEKDPYLPPYYHPGMEAREIQYMLDRRKTLGGFLPERRTAAKPLQLPGDEAYKSVRKGSGKQQVATTMALVRLMKELLRDKEIGKRIVPIIPDEARTFGMDSWFPSLKIYNRNGQLYTSVDAELMLAYKESTVGQILHEGINEAGSTASFTAAGTSYATHGEPMIPLYIFYSMFGFQRTGDGLWAATDQLARGFVLGATAGRTTLTGEGLQHNDGHSLLLASTNPAVVTYDPAFSFELAHIVRDGLRRMYGGGKPPALPYAVPGTEPRERPSDTFGGEDVFYYITLYNEPYQQPAEPEGLDIEGLLKGLYLYKRGGEGDVRAQIMVSGVTVPDGLRAQDILAADWGVQADVWSVTSWGELRKEALAKEIAQLRDPGADIPQPYVTEALSRVQGPYIAATDWMRAVPDQVRKWVPGDFTTLGTDGFGFSDTRPAARRVFNVDAQSIVVAALDGLARTGRFDPAKVVEAAKKYRIHDVDAAPKPAVDSAEDLA; encoded by the coding sequence TTGACCGACCTGATCCACTCTTCCGCTGCAGCGAAATCCGCTGCCCCGAACGCCGACCCCGCCGCCGATCGTGACGCCAAGCCGTCGCATGCGGCGGCCGCCCGGGTTCGGGTGATCCGCGAAGGGGTGGCGTCCTACCTACCTGACATCGACCCGGAGGAAACCAGCGAATGGCTCGAGTCGTTCGATGAGATGCTCGACCGGGAAGGCCCGGGTCGCGCGCGCTACCTCATGCTGCGCATGCTGGAGCGGGCCGGCGAACGCCGTGTCGCCATCCCGTCGCTGACTTCCACCGACTATGTCAACACCATCCCCACCGAGAACGAGCCGTGGTTCCCCGGCGACGAGGAGGTGGAACGGCGCTTCCGCGCCTGGATCCGCTGGAACGCCGCGATCATGGTGCATCGCGCGCAGCGCCCGGGTATCGGTGTGGGCGGCCATATCTCGACCTACGCGTCCTCGGCGGCGCTGTACGAGGTGGGTTTCAACCATTTCTTCCGCGGCAAGGATCACTCCGGCGGCGGCGATTCCATCTTCATCCAGGGCCACGCCTCGCCCGGCATCTATGCCCGCGCCTTCCTGGAGGGCCGCCTGTCCACCGATCAGATGGACGGCTTCCGTCAGGAATACAGCCACGGCGGCCCCGGGCGCGGCCTGCCGTCGTACCCGCACCCGCGGCTGCTGAACAACTTCTGGGAGTTCCCCACGGTGTCCATGGGCCTCGGCCCGATGAACGCCATCTATCAGGCCCGGTTCAACCACTACCTGAACGACCGCGGCATCAAGGACACCACCGATCAGCACGTGTGGGCCTTCCTCGGTGACGGTGAGATGGACGAGCCGGAGTCGCGCGGCCTGATCCAGGTGGCGGCCAACGAGGGCTTGGACAACCTGACCTTCGTCATCAACTGCAACCTGCAGCGCCTGGACGGCCCGGTTCGCGGTAACGGCAAGATCATTCAGGAGCTGGAGTCGTTCTTCCGCGGCGCCGGCTGGAACGTCATCAAGGTGATCTGGGGCCGGGAGTGGGACGCGCTGCTCGGCGCGGATCGCGACGGCGCGCTGGTGAACCTGATGAACACCACGCCCGACGGCGATTTCCAGACCTACAAGGCCAATGACGGCGCCTACGTCCGCGACCACTTCTTCGGTCGTGACCCGCGCACCAAGGCGCTGGTGCAGGATCTGTCCGACGAGGGCATCTGGAACCTCAAGCGCGGCGGCCACGACTACCGCAAGGTGTACGCGGCCTACGCGGCGGCGATGGCGCACAAGGGTCAGCCGACGGTGATCCTGGCCAAGACCATCAAGGGCTACACCCTCGGCAAGCACTTCGAGGGCCGCAACGCCACGCATCAGATGAAGAAGCTGACGCTGCAGGACCTCAAGGACTTCCGCGATCTGCAGCGCATCCCGATCTCCGATGCCGAGCTGGAGAAGGATCCGTACCTGCCCCCGTACTACCACCCCGGTATGGAGGCCCGCGAGATCCAGTACATGCTGGACCGGCGCAAGACCCTGGGCGGTTTCCTGCCCGAACGACGCACTGCGGCAAAGCCTCTGCAACTTCCGGGTGACGAGGCCTACAAGTCGGTGCGCAAGGGCTCGGGCAAGCAGCAGGTGGCCACCACGATGGCGCTGGTGCGCCTGATGAAGGAGCTGTTGCGGGACAAGGAGATCGGCAAGCGGATCGTGCCGATCATCCCCGACGAGGCCCGGACCTTCGGTATGGACTCGTGGTTCCCTTCGTTGAAGATCTACAACCGCAACGGTCAGTTGTATACGTCCGTGGACGCGGAATTGATGCTTGCCTACAAAGAGAGCACCGTCGGGCAGATCCTGCACGAGGGCATCAACGAGGCCGGTTCGACGGCGTCGTTCACCGCGGCGGGCACCTCGTACGCCACGCACGGCGAGCCGATGATCCCGCTCTACATCTTCTATTCGATGTTCGGGTTCCAGCGCACCGGCGACGGTCTGTGGGCCGCCACCGATCAGCTTGCGCGCGGTTTCGTCCTCGGAGCTACCGCCGGGCGAACCACGCTGACCGGTGAGGGCCTGCAGCACAACGACGGCCACTCGCTGTTGCTGGCGTCCACCAATCCGGCGGTCGTCACCTACGATCCGGCCTTCTCCTTCGAGCTTGCCCATATCGTGCGCGACGGCCTGCGCCGGATGTACGGCGGCGGCAAGCCACCGGCGCTGCCTTACGCGGTGCCGGGCACCGAGCCCCGGGAGCGTCCCTCGGACACCTTCGGCGGCGAGGACGTCTTCTACTACATCACCCTCTACAACGAGCCGTACCAGCAGCCGGCCGAGCCGGAGGGCCTCGATATCGAGGGTCTGCTCAAGGGCCTCTACCTCTACAAGCGTGGTGGTGAGGGGGACGTGCGCGCTCAGATCATGGTCTCGGGCGTCACGGTGCCCGACGGATTGCGCGCACAGGACATCCTCGCCGCGGACTGGGGTGTGCAGGCCGATGTCTGGTCGGTGACCTCGTGGGGCGAGCTGCGCAAGGAGGCGCTGGCCAAGGAGATCGCCCAGTTGCGTGACCCGGGTGCCGATATCCCGCAGCCGTACGTGACCGAAGCGCTCTCGCGTGTGCAGGGCCCGTATATCGCCGCGACCGACTGGATGCGCGCGGTGCCCGATCAGGTGCGCAAGTGGGTGCCCGGTGACTTCACCACGCTCGGCACCGACGGGTTCGGTTTCTCCGATACCCGGCCCGCCGCTCGGCGCGTGTTCAACGTCGACGCCCAGTCGATCGTGGTCGCGGCGCTGGACGGTTTGGCGCGTACGGGCCGGTTCGATCCCGCCAAGGTGGTCGAGGCAGCCAAGAAGTACCGCATCCACGACGTGGACGCCGCGCCGAAACCGGCCGTGGATTCCGCGGAAGATCTGGCGTAG